The Larimichthys crocea isolate SSNF unplaced genomic scaffold, L_crocea_2.0 scaffold687, whole genome shotgun sequence DNA window CTGAGGTTAATAGAATACACCAATGCAAATATcattacaaatatttttaaaactatttcCCATATTCAAATCTTGTGTCTTTCTTCTGTAGGGGGGGGTCTATGTCTTCAACCTTGTTGAGTATTATGGCACTACCAGAGCTTGTCGTTATTTCATGGCTTTATCTGAGTGTCTGGTTCTGATCTGGGGTTTTGGTAAGCAAAAGCACATTCATATCATATATGATGTTCATTATATGATCTGTAAACAACTGTGCCTCATTTTTCTCAGAATCAGTCatgaggttttgtgtttttaatgttaggATGAAGAGAAATGCTGATAATTTGAGTGGTTTAACTAACTTAATTAGATAGCTTTGGTCAGACTGGCTGTATTGCCTGAATGTAACCAAATGTTTTATAGAGATTGTTCATTTTTTCTCCTTGTTCAGTCCTAATTTAGTTACAATACTCTGTAATACTAATAAAGAACTTTATCTGATGTTTATAAGGTCTAATGTACAGTCCATGAATTTCTATCAGGTGCTGATCGTGTTATGAACATCATCGAAGACATGACCGGACAAAGACCTTCTGTTTTCTTCAAACTGTGCTGGAAATACATCATTCCTCTGCTGTCACTGGTGAGTCAGAACAgttgtaacaaaaacaaactgtatttatcTAACCAGTAGAGCTTTATTTGCTGGTTTATTTGTGcgaatttcacattttcacctTCCATCTTCAGCAGATCTTGACTAAACTTATGCACAAACCTTTTTCACCATCAAACAATGCAACAGGCTGTATCAACATAGTATTGTATTCATGTATCAATGAACAAGTATTTAAATGACTCAGTCTGAAAGTCTCCTCACATTCACAGAGTTCCTTCATCCTGTACATGGTTGATTACAAACGCCTCAGCATTAATGACTCGTACATTTACCCCGACTGGGCGTACGCACTGGGATGGACCATGACACTCTCCATTATTCTCGTTGTGCCACTGTGGGCAGCTGGACAGATGTGTTTGACACCAGGAACCTTCAGACAGGTCAGTGTCCATCTGATACAGTCTAAACATGCTGTAAGAAACTATTCTCATTTTGATGGTAAAGATGGCCCTGAAATGTCTCCTGTAACTGTCCTTTTGATTGTGGCAGTGCGTGAACTTACTCATCTCGTTTGTTCCAGCGTTTGTCCGTCCTTTGTCGTCCTGCTGAAGATCCAGcctggcagaggagaaaaaatgaagaggagggaACGACTGTTGAACTGACGGCGTCTGCAGTGACAACTTAGAGTGACCTGCAAAGTTACATTAATTATACACTTTATTCTTATTATAGAATCAGTAACAACAATGGTTTgggtgttgtttttgtcatgaatTGTATAATTCTAACATCTCAGCAGAAGCATTCCTGAACTGTCAATAAATTCACTAATCTTGAAGTCAAGTCTGACTGTGTACTTTCTTTTGCATATATGTCTTTCctcatcatttttaaagtttcttaAGATATTGATTACATATTTTCTGTCCCATTGTATGATTTGAATCAGTCTTAAAATGTCATGACCAAATACGGTCAATGTCAGAATTATGATCCCATCATTTATTAGTAGACATGTCAGCACAAATGTCCTACATGCTGCAGCAAACGTGAGGCCTATTTTGATAACAGCATTAACCAATTAACCAAATTTGTTGCCAGGGTAGATATACTGTGAGTCTTGATGGGTGGATAAAATACATGTTGCAGTAGGCAGAGGATGATCTGATGGCCAatcatagacagacacacatagacagGGAAATGACTAGAAACACAAGGgaatttcttttctcttgtccTTGTATGTAGATTATTGTCAAGACGAGGCTTTTTCTGAGAAGACTTAAATCTGGGGTTGTGGACCCCTGAAGACGTTTCATCTCTCATCGAAGAGACTGGTGGGAAAACCCAGGTATTTATACTTGGTGCAATCTTCGTCTAGgttgttaaggtcacctgaggtcccGGGCTGATGACGGTTGGAGTCACATGAGTTCTTata harbors:
- the LOC113745371 gene encoding sodium- and chloride-dependent taurine transporter-like, which codes for FVAVECFITSACDVFPKVFHKPGRHEIFALIICLIFFLLHLMFVTEGGVYVFNLVEYYGTTRACRYFMALSECLVLIWGFGADRVMNIIEDMTGQRPSVFFKLCWKYIIPLLSLSSFILYMVDYKRLSINDSYIYPDWAYALGWTMTLSIILVVPLWAAGQMCLTPGTFRQRLSVLCRPAEDPAWQRRKNEEEGTTVELTASAVTT